From Pempheris klunzingeri isolate RE-2024b chromosome 16, fPemKlu1.hap1, whole genome shotgun sequence, a single genomic window includes:
- the polr1f gene encoding DNA-directed RNA polymerase I subunit RPA43: protein MANLEHAEDDPKHVKMSGEISVASAEVHPVKMSSVADTDPGAVPCSVPSFAAASGLLSAPYSCLVMSTHRRHVVLPPMYLNKKRTGIQEELEAELLRFSQSLKGVPLAYDNIRVVGHHGHIYDDSGYIHMDIEANFIVFQPKKGQKLLGKVNKLGVSHVGCLVHGCFNASIPKPNLVSVETWRDTGPRIGAELEFEVTALDADAVGVLLIRGRLDRTKVQELLAMGESSESSIPADQPESSETDPDPEPSEEPPEDTPKKKKKKKKDKVEEEVAPSCQLDGNTQAELNGTMNEANSNEAGEKKKKKKKKDKCLKEEEEEVEVSAMEVHGSDSSGYQSDKPSKKRKPGSGADITSSFSEEPEPPKSKKKRKSGIEQFA from the exons ATGGCGAACCTCGAGCATGCTGAAGACGACCcaaaacatgtgaaaatgtcTGGGGAAATCTCCGTCGCCAGTGCTGAGGTCCATCCcgtcaaaatgtcctctgtggcgGACACAGACCCCGGCGCGGTCCCGTGCTCCGTCCCGTCGTTCGCAGCGGCCTCCGGGCTGCTGTCAGCGCCGTACTCGTGTCTGGTCATGAGCACGCACCGGAGGCACGTCGTCCTGCCGCCTATGTACCTGAACAAGAAGAGGACAGGCAtacaggaggagctggaggccgAGCTGCTCAGGTTCTCCCAGAG TCTAAAGGGAGTGCCTTTGGCGTATGACAACATCAGGGTCGTGGGCCACCACGGACACATCTACGACGACAGCGGCTACATCCACATGGACATAGAGGCCaattttattgtctttcagCCCAAAAAAGGACAGAAACTGCTG GGTAAGGTGAATAAACTCGGAGTGAGCCATGTGGGATGCCTGGTGCACGGCTGCTTCAACGCCAGCATCCCCAAACCCAACCTGGTTTCTGTGGAAACCTGGCGGGACACAGGACCGAGAATCGGTGCAGAGCTGGAGTTTGAAGTGACGGCACTGGACGCTGACGCTGTGGGGGTGCTGCTGATCAGAGGACGACTCGACAGGACCAA ggtGCAAGAACTGCTGGCTATGGGTGAGAGCTCAGAGTCCAGCATCCCCGCCGACCAGCCAGAGTCATCAGAGACAGATCCCGACCCAGAACCCTCAGAGGAGCCTCCTGAAGACACCcccaagaaaaagaagaaaaagaaaaaagacaaagtcGAAGAGGAGGTCGCACCCTCCTGCCAACTGGATGGCAACACACAAGCAGAGCTGAACGGAACGATGAATGAAGCAAACAGCAATGAAGCTGGcgagaaaaagaagaagaagaaaaaaaaggacaaatgtctgaaagaggaggaggaggaggttgaggTCTCAGCCATGGAGGTCCACGGCAGTGACTCCAGTGGTTACCAAAGTGACAAGCCAAGCAAGAAGAGGAAACCTGGTTCTGGAGCAGATATCACGTCTAGTTTTAGTGAAGAACCTGAACCACCAAAAtccaagaagaagaggaaaagtggCATTGAGCAGTTTGCCTGA
- the LOC139215446 gene encoding transmembrane protein 196 isoform X3 has protein sequence MCSSRKILWSLLLLSVVEVGLGVASIVLGAVGISWVRGQHKPQQGDASPVWSGLCFLVCGMCGVLCARKRTGLIMILFSACCICGLIGGILNFQFVRALNKRPDSMHSIHLAAMTLACLGISSCTLSTWLTCRLASSEQQRMFLEREHSLHHSHEMTDKEILDNSSNGIPQISYNGHTTASP, from the exons ATGTGCTCCAGCCGCAAGATCCTGTGGAGCCTGCTCCTGCTGTCCGTGGTGGAGGTGGGCCTGGGTGTGGCGAGCATCGTCCTGGGAGCGGTGGGCATTAGCTGGGTCCGGGGCCAGCACAAGCCGCAGCAGGGCGACGCGTCCCCGGTGTGGAGCGGACTATGT tTTCTGGTCTGTGGGATGTGCGGAGTTCTGTGTGCTCGAAAGAGGACCGGTCTTATT atGATCCTGTTTTCAGCATGCTGTATCTGTGGTCTGATTGGTGGGATCCTCAACTTCCAATTTGTTCGGGCACTGAATAAGCGACCGGACTCCATGCACTCAATCCATCTGGCAGCCATGACTCTGGCCTGTCTGG GTATCTCCTCCTGTACCTTGTCCACGTGGCTGACCTGTCGCCTGGCCAGCTCCGAGCAGCAGAGGATGTTTCTGGAGAGGGAGCACTCGCTGCACCACTCGCACGAGATGACCGATAAG GAGATCCTGGACAACTCCAGTAACGGCATCCCTCAGATCTCCTACAACGGACACACCACGGCATCACCATGA